gttgtcaataataaatgcaatgaaagaataagagaaagtGATTTATTTAGAGTTTGGAAGTAATCACTTTCCTCTTTATTTTCCATTCCTTCAAGAAatgatttcatttctttttgtatCCAAACACAAGAAATGAAAAAGTTTCATTTCCTAATACTTACTTTCGGCGAATCGAACGTGACATTTATGTTGCTAATAGCATATGGAGCTTTGTCTTCTCCAAGACAACAGTCACTGCCTCATTTACAAATTGGTAACCTACTGAAGTACTGATCGTATCATGTTTAACAGAGGATGATCATAGACAACTATCCGTCCTTAAAGCAAGTTACGAGAGAGTTTTACATCCGTATATCGTGTAAAGTGTTCATACAAATGCCTCGGTGACAAGTATATAATTACGGTTAAAGAACTGCTGCAGCGAACCACCGTCACCGCCAGAGTAACCACTGCTGCCCGATCACCGTCCAAAATACCCTAATGGCTGGAGCTTGCCTTATTGCTGGGGTTTCCAACGTGGATGTACCATGGCCTTTAAGAAGAGAAAGCTGACCCCCATGTGTGTATTTACTGCTCGCTCTCTTATCAGAAAGGATTTAATGGACCTTTACCCTTTGATCTGTGCCATTGAGCTGTCACACTTGCCCTTCCCCATCCCCCACACCAACAACAATAATTGACTCACCCAGTTACTCTGATTAATATTAACGTTACATTAATACTGGTCTTTCTAATTAGTTGAAGGGCAACGTATGCTCTTAAAACAGTGTTTACCTACTCAGTAATGATTTCATTCTCCCCATAACGACTTTTGAAGCTTAGCTTCCTCATACTTGAGAACTTTACTTTTCGCCCTTTAATTAACTTTCCCTAGGAATCTTTAAGAAGTATGGATCACCTACACTCCAgcctcatcaattttgtttggaaacaaaaaatttcaatcATACCCGACATCTTTCTGGAAAAGTCTTTAGTACATTTAACATATCGATACATAAATAATAAACCAATTCTTTATAATAGTAAATCATTACCTACGATTGTAGATTAACTTGAATTCAGCTGGTTTACTGATGCATCTAAAGAGTATCTATAGATAAAATTAATTTGCTAAATCTATCGACACCTTAATGTATCGTAGATGAATTCCATTTTGCATTCAAGCACCGATTGCGGAGAAACCCAAAGACGTGTTTTTGGTTCCATCCCTGCGGTGCTCAGATGTGTCTATGAGCATCTTCTGAAGGTGGGACAGTTTGATCATACCCCGGTACAAAAACAACCCCCACCCATATTAATGTAGGCATTGTATGCATCATGGTCTCTCAGTACCCTTTACCCAGTGTAGCTAAGCTTATATTATTCCAGTTCTACCCGCCACCTTACTTCTCCTTTTGATCATTGGGTAGATGGCATTGTCAATGTGACAATGGCAAGACATTGATCTCCTTGAACCACCATAGATACCACTACCTAGGCTAGAACTATAAGAAATTAACCAATGTTTCTGGGTTCAAAATGTGATTAAATTTGCCCCATTGATCATAATCTTCTTTTGGTTTGTGAATATGAGAATTCAATTCTACAGTAATGACAACCATTAGCCAACTCTCTCTCCAAAATCTGCTCAACAGTATGGCATTGATGAAACAACCAACCATCTTTATTACCAGCACAGGATTGACACAGTACCAAAGGTCCCCTCCATTCCCCCTAAATATTTCAACCATCTTTATTTCCTGGATCCTCTACTCTACGCTCCTCACACTCCACTTCCCACTCACTCTTCTTTCCCTCCTTCATTCTTCAGGGAAGAAAGATCACTCTTCTTCCTCACTTGAATCATGAAAATGGTTCAAAAACCAGTGATCAAATGGCTGGTTCTGATTCTAACAAGCTGTGTCTTCTTCAGCATGGCCCTCTCTGCAAAAACCCAAACTTACATCATCCAAATGGACAAGTCCGCCAAGCCTGAATCCTTCACCACCCACCTCGATTGGTACTCATCCAAAGTAAACTCAGTACTCAACAAACCAGAAAAAGGAGACGATCAAAACCAAGACAGAATCATTTACACTTACCAAACCGCCTTTCATGGCGTCGCAGCTCAACTGAGCAAACAAGAAGCAGACCTACTAGAGCAACAAGACGGAGTCTTGGCTATATTCCCAGAACAGAAGTACCAGCTCCACACCACCAGAAGTCCTCTGTTTCTCGGGCTCGAACCACACGACAGCACCGCCGACAACGTCTGGTCCCAGCGAGTCTCTGACCATGACGTCATCGTAGGAGTACTCGACACGGGAGTCTGGCCGGAAAGCCAGAGCTTCAACGACACCGGAATGTCTCCGGTTCCGAGGCGCTGGCGCGGCGCATGCGAGACCGGCCGCGGCTTCACAAAAAGCAACTGCAACAGGAAAATCGTCGGCGCCAGAATCTTCCACCGGGGGTACGAGTCCGCCACCGGAAAAATCAACGAGAAGATGGAGTACAAGTCGCCAAGGGACCAGGACGGACACGGGACCCACACCGCCGCAACCGTCGCCGGATCTCCCGTACGTGGCGCCAATCTTCTCGGCTACGCGTACGGTACGGCGAGAGGAATGGCGCCGGCGGCGAGGATCGCGGCGTACAAGGTGTGCTGGGTTGGAGGTTGCTTCAGCTCTGATATAATGGCAGCGGTTGATAAGGCCGTCGAGGACGGTGTCGATGTTTTGTCTATTTCTCTTGGTGGTGGAGTTTCCTCGTATTACCGGGATAGCTTGTCTATTGCGGCGTTTGGTGCGATGGAGATGGGAGTTTTTGTCTCTTGCTCCGCCGGGAACGGTGGGCCAGACCCGGTGAGTCTGACTAATGTGTCACCTTGGATCACCACCGTCGGTGCTAGCACTATGGATAGGGATTTTCCGGCCACTGTGAAGTTGGGGAATGGGAGGACTATTACTGGAGTTTCGCTTTATAGAGGGAGAATGAAGCTTGACGCAAAGAAGCTGTACCCTGTTGTGTTAGCGGGTGGGAATTCGAGTAGCCCCAATCCGAGCTCGTTGTGTTTAGAGGGTACTTTAGATCCGAAGAAAGTTAAGGGGAAGATTGTGATTTGTGATCGTGGGATTAGTCCTAGAGTGCAGAAGGGAGACGTGGTGAAGAATGCCGGAGGAGTTGGGATGATCTTGGCTAATACGGCTTCGAATGGGGAGGAGCTGGTTGCTGATTGTCATCTGATTCCGGCGGTTGCGGTGGGAGAGAATGAAGCAAAATCGATCAAGCATTACGCCTTAACAAGTCCGAAAGCAAAGGCAACTCTAGCATTTGTTGGTACTAGACTAGGGGTTAGACCGTCTCCCATTGTGGCTGCATTTTCGTCAAGAGGGCCTaatcttttgagttttgagatTATGAAGCCGGATTTGGTGGCGCCGGGAGTGAACATTATTGCTGCTTGGACTGGGGCATTGGGTCCGTCGAGCTTGGCAACGGATCGCAGGAGAGTGAAGTTCAATATCTTGTCCGGGACTTCAATGTCGTGTCCTCATGTGAGTGGGATTGCTGCTTTGCTCAAATCTAGGCACCCCGAATGGAGTCCAGCCGCGATCAAATCCGCCTTGATGACTACAGCTTATGTTCATGACAACACACATAAGCCTCTGGAAGATGCCTCAACAGCTAAAATTTCAACCCCTTTTGATCATGGAGCTGGACACATAAACCCGAGGAAGGCTCTTGACCCGGGCTTGGTTTATGACATTCAGCCCCAGGATTATCTTGAGTTCCTCTGCACACAAAAACTAACCCCAACGCAGCTCAAGGTGTTTAGCAATAGCACTTGCCGTCACACTCTGGCCAATGCAGGGGACCTCAACTATCCCGCAATTTCCGTTGTGTTTGTGGAGAACACTAATGTCTCTGTCTTGACAGTTCATAGAACTGTCACTAATGTTGGCCCTGCGGTTTCGAGTTACCATGCCATAGTTTCGCCATTCAAGGGTGCTTATGTGAAAGTTGAGCCGCGAATTCTGAAGTTCACCAAAGCTAATCAGAAGCTGTCTTACAAAGTGACCTTTACTACAAAGACTAGGCAGACGGAACCTGAGTTTGGAGGTTTGGTGTGGAAGGCTGGAGTCCACAGAGTTAGAAGTCCAATTGTTGTGGCATGGGGGATGCTGATATGAGTCATGGTCTGGAGTTTTTTGACATGAATGAATCTCAACGGATGGTTTTATTGCTTTTGCTGAATAAACAAATTTTCTGTAAACAGCCTTTAATTTTAAGCTCACTCAATCCATATTTTGTCTAGTGGGTGGTTAATTAGCCTTCTCCATGATCATCTAGCTTGTGTGATCATTAGAACACGAGCATAACAGTGTCATGTCTACTGAAATGAAATGTGGGATTAATATGGAGTTCAAATCTGATTCTTGTGGTAGACTTGATCAGAATTCAGACTCCCCCGACTCTACGTTTTCACAATTCTTTGGTGTGATGCTTTGAAAAATAGGCTGATTGGACCTTCTTGGACTCATTGTTAATGGGCCACGTACAAGTCCAAACAAATATGAGTACTTGTGCTAGCTGTGAATCTAGGGTTTGGCTATTCGGTCAAACAATATGTGAGAGTAAAACAAAGTGTATAAACAACTTTTGCTTGTGCAGTTTTACCTAACATCCCTTTGGAATCCCCCGCCTGGTAAAACTAAAAAAATCGAAAAGAGAAGTGCACTGTTTCGCAGTCGTCTGATTCCGACCATCAGTCAAAACCAGTCCAATTCTTTAATGGTCTCGACTCTCGACTCTCGACTCTCGACTGGGAGTAATTGATAAGCATCCATCCAACAATAAGAGCAAGTTGCACTAATAGTTTCAGTTTCCAGCATCAGTTTCAGTTCTTACACTAGACTAGTCGATCTTGTGTTGATCACATGatggcttcttcatcttcatctggtAGTCGTTGCAAGTATGATGTCTTCATCAGTTTTAGAGGGGAAGACACCCGCAAGATCTTCGTCGGCCATCTTTACAGAGCTCTGCAACAGAAAGCAATCAACGCCTTCATCGATTCTGAAGGGCTCAGTAAAGGCAACAAGATTTCAGAGCTACTCACATATATTGAGGACTCGAGGCTTTCGGTTTTAGTTTTATCTCAAAACTATGCATCTTCCACTTGGTGCTTAAAAGAGCTCGTCAAAATCCTGGATTGCATGGACACGATGAAGCAGATAGTGGTGCCTATCTTCTACCAAGTAGATCCCTCTGATCTACGAAAATCGATGGAAAATTTGCAGAAGCGCTCGCCATACATGGAGAAAATCCTAGCCTCGACAAGGAAGAGTTGGACAGCTGGAGGTCCGCTCTAACAAGAGTTGCGGATCTATCTGGCTGGGATTCGACCAAATATGGGTGAGTAATCTTCCTTCAAACTCTCAGTTACTCTCAGTGGAATTCTTACAAATTTTGCCTCGTAGCTATTTCTCTGGAGTTTAATTTCTGATATGCTTCTCTGTTACCATAAAAGCCACCTGTTTCTTTGTAATAAAATCGTGGATTCATACTAACTGAATTTCAAATGTTTTGAATCAACTAAGCTCTATGAAGttcatttttcttcaatttctatTCAAGGTTTGTGTGCTATAACTTATGATCCCCTTCTCTTAATCAAATTGTACTTTTTTGGTTTAGtcttatgtatttagttttttgTGGTAGCATACATGCATTAATCTTGGAAACTGTAAGTTTAGATACTTGACTCTGATAAGATTACTACAAATTATCAACTTAGTTGTCATCACATTTTAGTTTAGTTCTATGTCACTTTATGTTCTTAGTACCTGTTTCACAGTACATCTTGCTTTGagaactctttaatttacaaacaCAGTTACGCGGTTTTCTAACTTTTCAGGGATGATGGCAAGCTTATTGAggaaattgttgaaaatacTCTGAAAGAACTGATCAACACATCGTCGAGTAAAGCCAATGGCTTGGTTGGAATGGATTCCCACATTGCAGAAATGAATTCAAGATTATGTCTTCAGGTGAATGATGTTCGGGTTGTTGGAATATGGGGTATGGGTGGTTTAGGAAAAACAACCATTGCTAGAGCTGTTTACGACGAAATTGCTTGCCAATTCGAACACTCTTGCTTTCTTGATAATGTCAAGGAAGCTTTTATAAGTAAGCGTGAAGTACAAATGCAGGTTGATCTTATATTCAGATTGTTGAAGGAAAAGGTGCAGAGTGTAGATTTGGACAGAGGTCGGAAGATGATAATGGAAAGGCTAGGTATGAAAAAAGTCATagttgttcttgatgatgtggaaACTTTTTCCCAAATTGAAGCCTTGCTTGGAAAACTACATGCATTTGGTgagggaagtagagtcattgtAACAACTAGAAATAAGCAATCGCTAAGTGGAGTTAATGAGACATATAAGCCTACTTATCTAAGTGATGTTGAAGCTCTTGAGCTATTTACGAAATATGCCTTCAGAACAAATCAACCCAATGGAGACTACGATCATCTCTCAAGGCGTGCCATAGAATATGCTCAAGGTTTGCCTTTAGCACTTAAAGTCTTGGGGGCATTTCTTGATGACAAAGATGTATGTGAATGGGAAGCCGTGCTagagaaattgaagaaaatccCACATATAGAAATTCAGGATGTGCTTAGAACAAGCTTTGATGGACTAGATCATatagagaaagaaatatttctAGATATTGCATGTCTCTTTAGGAAATGGAACAAAGATTTTGTCACAGAATTTCTAGATAGTTGTGGCTTCTTTCCCCGCAATGGATTAAGGGTTCTAGCTGACAGAGCACTCATAAATATATCAAAAGACGATGACCTCACCATGCACGATTTACTACAAGAAATGGGTAGAGAAATTGTCCGCCTAGAATCTCCAAAAGAACCTGGAAAACGCAGTAGGTTGTGGAGTTATGATGATGTTAGTCGTGTATTGACTCAAAATACGGTGAGATATTCAATCATGATCATTTTCTAGCTTGTTTCCATTTTATATGTGTACATAATGTTTGGTGGAAAGATTCAACTTTGACGAAAATCAAATTCATGGGATTGTTGTATTAACTTTCTGATAATGTTCTAGATATTTTGCACCAACATATAATTTGCTATTGGTTATGCAGGCGACGGATGCAGTTGAATGCTTAATCCTAGACTTGTCGAACTCAAAAGTCAACCTATGCATACATACTGGAGCATTTGTTGGAATGACGAAGCTAAGactactcataatttattattcaTTCTTCAATATATGTGATTCCTTCGACTATGACTATGACTATGACTATGACTGTGACGAAGGCTATTTTGAATACGTTAAAAGCAGTGAGGATTTTGGGATGGATGTTTGTTGGAAAGAGGATTTTTGTCCCGTTGATGGTTGTAAACAACTCTGGAGGGGGGACTTGAAGTGTCTTTCTCATGAATTGAGGTTTCTCTTATGGCATGGATGCCCACTAAAGTCTTTGCCATCAACCTTTATCCCGAAGAATCTTGTTAGACTTGACATGCGTGGTAGTCACATTAAACAACTTTGGGAAGGAATCCAGGTACAATGATCCATGCATATTTTTCTTGTTTGAAAATTATTAATTTCTATATACCCCATTTATGAATTCCTGGTGTTTTAAATGCAGCCCCTGCAAAATTTGAAAATCATCAAGTTAAGTCACTGCCAATACCTTGTTGAAATCCCTGACTTAATTGAGGCGATAAATCTGCAGAAACTATTCCTTGATGGCTGTTCAAGTTTATTTGAGGTTCATTCATCCATTTCTGCTCTTCAAAACCTTCATTTCTTGGATCTAAAGGGGTGCAAGCAACTTAAGATTCTGCCAAGCTGCATTCATATGAAATCTCTACGGATCCTTCGTCTATCTGGCTGTTCAAATCTCGAAAAGTTTCCTGAGATTTCAGAGGTTATGATGAAGCTAAAATGGCTTTATTTAGATGGGACTGCAATTAAAGAACTGCCCTCATCTATTAACAATCTCACTGGAATTGTTACTTTAGATCTGAAAGGTTGCACAGAACTTAAGACTCTACCAATCAGCATTCTTATGAGTTCTCTTCGGATCTTTAACCTCGATGGCTGCTCAAATCTTGAAAAGTTTCCGGAGATTTCAGGAATCATGAAGGAGCTACCAGAGCTTTGTTTAGATGGGACGGCAATAAAAGGACTGCCCTCATCAATTGATCAGCTTGAGGGGCTTAAACACTTAAGTATGCGGGACTGCGAAAGCCTTGAATTTCTTCCCGACAGTATCTGTAATTTGGCAGACCTTAAACATCTGGATCTCACAGGTTGCACAGAACTTAAGACTCTACCAACCAGCATTCATATGCGTTCTCTTCAGACACTTAACCTCGATGGCTGCTCAAATCTTGAAAAGTTTCCGGAGATTTCAGGATTCATGAAGGAGCTAGTAGTGCTTGGTTTAGATGAGACCGCAATTAAAGGATTACCCTCATCAATTGATCTGCTTGTGGGGCTTAAACACTTAACTATGCGGAATTGCAAAAGCCTTGTCTCTCTTCCCGACAGTATCTGTAATTTGGCAGACCTTACACTTCTCCATCTGTCTGGGTGCTCAGCACTTCATAACTTGCCTGAGAAATTGGGAGACTTAGAATCCTTAGAGGACCTGGACGTAGATGATAGTGGTGTAAAACAACTTCCATTCTCTATCCTTCGTGTGCGTTCCGTATTATCATGTATTGGGTGTAAAGAGATGACGGCACCCTTTTCAGCATGGCCATCATCAGTGGAAGAATATTGTAGTTACTCTGTTCTGCTACATCTTGATTTAAGTGACTGCAATCTGTTGGAGTTATCAGATGGTATTGCTCATTTATCTTCATTGGTAACATTAAAGCTGTGCAGAAACAATTTGGAGAGCTTACCTGTGACAATGAATCAACTTGGTTGGTTAACGCATCTTGAATTGGAAGCTTGCAAGAGGCTGAAATCAATACCAGAGCTTTCATCGAGTATAAATTACATAGATGCACATGATTGCACAGCTTTGGAAACAGTTTCAACACCAAAAACTAGAAATCTTGACTTCAGATTTTCTAATTGCTTCCGGCTGGTACAAGCAAATTTGTTTAGAGATATTGTTGAAACTCATTCTCTCAgacaggtctctctctctctctctctctctctctctctctctctcatgtaaAACTGACACACATACAGGTCCCAAAATTAAGTTTTTATTTGTTGTATAGGATAATCATCTGCGACCTCTGTGCTTCAACATGTGTCTTCCTGGAAGTGAAGTTCCAGAATGGTTCAACCTTCGGGATACGGGATGTTCAGTAACTTTCCATGTTCCACTGAATAGTTTCAATAGCAAGCTTTTAGGATTTGCTATATGCATTGTTATTAACTTCAGTGGTGCTCGTCATGATGTATCTAAAATGTATGGAAGATGTAATTGGACCTCAAAAGGAAATTGGGGTGAGCAATACTTCTTCCAATTAGATTTGGTTGGCCAGCAGTACAGAACTCACAGATTTCTAGAGTCAGATCACATGTTCATGGGATATATGTCATGGTCTGAATATGGCTGGATTGCAAAACATAGATTAGATGCATTTACGATTGGGGTAGAAACTGGAACATATTTTCCAACACACGGTTGCTTTACTAGTAGCTGCGGTGTTCGTTTAGTTTATGCTAATCATGAGGAGATGGGAAATAGCGTGACACAGCCCTTAATTCCTGTGGATAGCCGGGAAGGGGGAGTGGATGGCCAGAGAATGGAGGATGCGGTGCAGCAGGGGGAGGATTCCTGTGCTAAAGGAGGGGTGTCAGGGCTTGGAGCACCGTTTTTTCCGAACCAGCTGGAAATAAGAGAGAGTGAAACAGAGTGGGAGGCAGAGTCATCAGAGTCGGGTGAAGGGAGAGGCAGGTATCAAACATTGGAGATGTTATTAGAGCCACAGATGGAGGGTAAAAAAGAGGAGataatggtggtggtggagcaGGGGGAGGGGTGCCAGGTGTTAGGGTCGGCATTCTCtttgagaaagagagaaacagaaagagaaggagacaAAGTCACCAGAGTCTCTGATGATGGGGAGATATCGGAGTTGGGCAGCCACAGTGGTCTGGTGGTGCCAAATTCACAGAGTGAGggcaaagaagagaaagaattgATTGGGGACGAGTCATTGGCTGGAAGAGGGTTGTTAGGGCCACTATGCAGCTGCTTCTACTGGCTGGGTGAAGTATggcgtggaaagagagaagtagCAGAAGCAGCGGAGTTTGGCTTGcatgaaaggaaaaaagaatagTTGAAGAGGTGACCGTAGTGATCCAAGTTTAGTTTCTCAGTAAAAAGCTTATGCATCTCTCTGTGCTGTCTTTGATGATCCTTAAGATCTTCATGTAATTATACCAATTTTTTGCAACTGAGAACTCTCcaacaataaaaaaagaaacactcATTGCTCTGCACAGATTCATTCGTATGAGTTGTTTTGTTGTAGTATGTTGATAATGATGCGAGTTTTAGTGGTATATATGTTCACATAAAATTTCCAACTAAGCAAGCAGTACTAGGAAACTCAAGTTTTAAATCTCCTTACCCATATATTGTATTTTCAAACTTAGATCAGCATCTGTTGTTGGCTCCCTGAACTGTGCTATTGTAGCTTTTAGCTTTTAGTGGAGAAATTCACTAAGATTTTTTCCTCTATCAAATTTGATGTTTAAGTTGGGCTTGCAAATTTTAGGGGAAGATGTATGAGTTTGGATAATCTGGAATGGTACATTAAGGGGAGGAAAGTACGCCTCAGTGATTGCACTccctcttcaaaagaatgctcGTTGTAC
This portion of the Rosa chinensis cultivar Old Blush chromosome 1, RchiOBHm-V2, whole genome shotgun sequence genome encodes:
- the LOC112166360 gene encoding subtilisin-like protease SBT1.3 is translated as MKMVQKPVIKWLVLILTSCVFFSMALSAKTQTYIIQMDKSAKPESFTTHLDWYSSKVNSVLNKPEKGDDQNQDRIIYTYQTAFHGVAAQLSKQEADLLEQQDGVLAIFPEQKYQLHTTRSPLFLGLEPHDSTADNVWSQRVSDHDVIVGVLDTGVWPESQSFNDTGMSPVPRRWRGACETGRGFTKSNCNRKIVGARIFHRGYESATGKINEKMEYKSPRDQDGHGTHTAATVAGSPVRGANLLGYAYGTARGMAPAARIAAYKVCWVGGCFSSDIMAAVDKAVEDGVDVLSISLGGGVSSYYRDSLSIAAFGAMEMGVFVSCSAGNGGPDPVSLTNVSPWITTVGASTMDRDFPATVKLGNGRTITGVSLYRGRMKLDAKKLYPVVLAGGNSSSPNPSSLCLEGTLDPKKVKGKIVICDRGISPRVQKGDVVKNAGGVGMILANTASNGEELVADCHLIPAVAVGENEAKSIKHYALTSPKAKATLAFVGTRLGVRPSPIVAAFSSRGPNLLSFEIMKPDLVAPGVNIIAAWTGALGPSSLATDRRRVKFNILSGTSMSCPHVSGIAALLKSRHPEWSPAAIKSALMTTAYVHDNTHKPLEDASTAKISTPFDHGAGHINPRKALDPGLVYDIQPQDYLEFLCTQKLTPTQLKVFSNSTCRHTLANAGDLNYPAISVVFVENTNVSVLTVHRTVTNVGPAVSSYHAIVSPFKGAYVKVEPRILKFTKANQKLSYKVTFTTKTRQTEPEFGGLVWKAGVHRVRSPIVVAWGMLI